Proteins from one Bacteroides zhangwenhongii genomic window:
- a CDS encoding glycerophosphodiester phosphodiesterase family protein, with product MKNIKIFATFFICLLVLSACSDDWKENALTAKFAFDKTIYYVGEEVSITNETMGGEGNYACQWDLGNGKTSTDMAPKVIYETNGAYTVTLHVKDGKGNYAMAHKLLTIEAEPLPEVGNVKLKWVGAHVLGEIRSTAPAVSDDNNVYMTSNDHYLRKFSATTGEQLWEFDLWTSADGDSPSGNTHTTPSIDTDGTVYVGTGDTSGKVGRVYAINPDGTKKWVVAGDAEKGFWNKGQASKPRINYLTCAIGENHIYMGNGGSTGSVLAVDKNTGHRVGYVSNADNSGGPSGGVSAGIALANNTLVWSGGKNGLFGVSASALNAGGNVMWAWQVYSSGNDKPSENMNGSVAVDGAGTIYGIATFPAIGSSAYAMGSDGVEKWRTSLGNVGTLDQGGVVIGLDGSIIVTVKRAPGEATGGIVSLSPNGVIQWHYGVPEDVSGCAAIDQAGNIHFGTQSGNYYIIKPEASEEQLILKKDLAALINESDSPMKDNWEAGIGKIWSSPTIGPDGTIYIGITNTVDPSKSVLVALEDEGISGCAASAWPMKGKDSRHSSAQLGGSGENPGGDPGGQLPITGNMKADLKNLFEDSSYKVWLCAHRANTQKGITNGIPENSLPSIEYAINAGVEMIELDARPTSDGILVLMHDNTIDRTTDGSGAVGNYTYQQLQQFYLKDAAGNLTSERIPTLEDALKKGKGKVYFNLDIVNKNVAVATIVSLLKRLDMESEVLLYVSNNRNYAYDLRAANSSLLLHPMAKAADDITYFASSYTDNVQMMQLSTSDALSGTMTEDIKSKGWLIFSNIVGANDANMLSENYSGLVGMINKRINIVQTDYAELAAKYLKSKDYR from the coding sequence ATGAAGAATATAAAGATATTTGCAACGTTTTTCATCTGCCTGCTGGTACTTTCGGCATGCTCGGATGATTGGAAAGAAAATGCGCTGACAGCTAAATTTGCTTTTGACAAGACGATCTATTATGTAGGCGAAGAAGTCAGTATCACGAATGAAACGATGGGCGGAGAAGGCAACTATGCTTGCCAATGGGATTTAGGAAACGGAAAGACTTCGACCGATATGGCTCCGAAAGTAATTTACGAAACGAATGGTGCCTATACAGTGACTTTGCACGTCAAAGATGGCAAAGGAAATTACGCAATGGCTCATAAACTGCTGACGATTGAAGCGGAGCCTCTGCCCGAAGTCGGGAATGTGAAACTGAAGTGGGTAGGTGCCCATGTACTGGGAGAAATACGTTCCACGGCTCCGGCAGTCAGTGATGATAACAATGTGTATATGACTTCTAACGACCATTATTTGCGTAAATTCTCTGCCACGACGGGCGAACAGCTTTGGGAATTCGATTTGTGGACTTCCGCCGACGGCGATTCTCCGTCCGGCAATACGCATACAACTCCGAGCATCGATACAGATGGTACTGTCTACGTAGGGACTGGCGATACCAGTGGTAAGGTAGGCCGTGTATATGCCATTAATCCCGATGGAACGAAAAAATGGGTAGTTGCCGGAGATGCCGAAAAAGGATTTTGGAATAAAGGACAGGCTTCAAAGCCTCGTATTAATTATCTGACTTGTGCGATTGGAGAGAATCATATCTATATGGGGAATGGCGGATCTACCGGGTCGGTACTTGCCGTTGATAAGAACACCGGACATAGAGTTGGCTATGTGTCAAATGCGGACAATTCGGGAGGTCCTTCGGGTGGAGTATCTGCCGGAATTGCATTGGCGAACAATACGTTGGTTTGGTCAGGCGGAAAGAATGGATTATTCGGTGTTTCGGCATCTGCCTTGAATGCAGGCGGTAATGTGATGTGGGCATGGCAGGTATATAGTTCGGGAAATGACAAACCTTCGGAAAACATGAATGGTTCCGTAGCGGTGGATGGAGCCGGAACAATTTATGGGATTGCCACATTCCCGGCAATAGGAAGCAGTGCCTATGCTATGGGAAGCGACGGAGTCGAAAAGTGGCGCACCTCGTTGGGAAATGTAGGAACACTAGATCAGGGTGGCGTTGTGATAGGTTTGGACGGAAGCATCATTGTAACGGTAAAACGTGCTCCGGGCGAAGCTACGGGAGGAATTGTTTCTTTATCTCCTAATGGAGTTATCCAATGGCATTACGGTGTGCCGGAAGATGTCAGCGGATGTGCGGCAATTGACCAGGCGGGAAATATTCATTTTGGAACCCAGTCCGGCAATTATTATATCATTAAACCCGAAGCATCGGAAGAACAGCTAATCCTGAAAAAAGACCTCGCCGCACTGATTAATGAAAGTGACTCCCCTATGAAGGACAACTGGGAAGCAGGTATCGGGAAGATATGGAGTTCACCGACAATCGGTCCGGACGGCACTATCTATATCGGTATCACGAATACCGTAGATCCGTCAAAGAGTGTTTTGGTAGCTTTGGAAGATGAAGGTATTAGCGGATGTGCAGCTTCCGCATGGCCGATGAAAGGGAAAGACAGCCGTCATTCCAGTGCACAGTTGGGCGGTTCGGGTGAAAATCCGGGTGGTGATCCGGGCGGACAGCTACCTATCACAGGAAATATGAAGGCCGATTTGAAGAACTTGTTTGAGGACAGCTCATATAAAGTCTGGCTCTGTGCCCATCGGGCGAACACCCAGAAGGGGATAACCAACGGTATACCGGAAAATTCATTGCCTTCTATAGAATATGCCATCAATGCCGGAGTAGAGATGATCGAACTGGATGCACGCCCCACATCGGACGGGATATTGGTGCTGATGCACGATAATACTATCGACAGAACCACCGACGGAAGCGGCGCGGTAGGAAATTATACCTATCAGCAACTACAACAGTTCTATCTTAAAGATGCAGCAGGTAATCTGACGAGCGAACGGATTCCGACTTTAGAGGATGCATTGAAAAAGGGGAAAGGAAAGGTGTATTTCAATTTGGATATTGTCAACAAAAACGTTGCCGTAGCTACAATAGTGTCATTACTTAAAAGGTTGGATATGGAAAGCGAAGTGCTACTGTATGTTTCCAATAATCGCAATTATGCGTATGATTTAAGAGCGGCAAACAGCAGCCTGTTGCTGCATCCGATGGCAAAAGCGGCCGATGATATTACTTACTTTGCTTCTTCTTATACGGACAATGTACAGATGATGCAACTATCTACATCAGATGCTCTGTCGGGCACAATGACCGAAGACATTAAGTCTAAAGGCTGGCTTATTTTCTCCAATATTGTAGGGGCGAATGATGCGAATATGCTGTCAGAGAACTATTCGGGGCTTGTAGGTATGATAAACAAACGCATTAATATCGTACAAACCGATTATGCCGAATTGGCAGCCAAGTATTTAAAATCCAAAGATTATAGATAA
- a CDS encoding helix-turn-helix domain-containing protein, which yields MQINNHQLVDYDVVLDAKFGAEGTPERAEAEEKAYAFYTGQIIEDARKKAKISQAELARRIGSDRSYISRVESGQTEPKVSTFYRIMNALGCRIEFSMNL from the coding sequence ATGCAGATAAACAATCATCAGCTAGTAGATTATGATGTAGTTCTTGATGCGAAATTTGGTGCAGAAGGAACTCCTGAGCGTGCGGAAGCAGAGGAGAAAGCCTATGCTTTTTATACAGGGCAGATTATTGAGGATGCACGGAAGAAGGCTAAAATCAGTCAAGCTGAATTAGCCCGGCGTATAGGTTCTGATCGTTCTTATATATCCCGAGTGGAGAGTGGTCAGACTGAACCTAAGGTATCTACTTTTTATCGGATAATGAATGCCTTAGGGTGTAGAATCGAATTTTCGATGAATTTGTAG
- a CDS encoding MFS transporter, protein MSFKILDFYRISPPAAGGETDSERSSRFKRIRWATFLSATTGYGIYYVCRLSMNVVRKPIVEEGVFSETQLGIIGSCLFFVYAVGKLTNGFLADRSNVRRFMSTGLLCSALINLCLGFTNSFYAFTILWGLNGWFQSMGAASGVVSLTRWYSSKERGTFYGFWSASHNLGEALTFISIALLVSGMGWRYGMIGAGVIGILGFLMMLVFMRDTPQSQGFLLDKKSSFEDSRSSSGKQTEDFNKAQKAVLKNPAIWILALSSAFMYISRYAVNSWGVFYLEAQKGYSTLDASFIISISSICGIIGTVFSGIISDRLFSGSRNVPALVFGLMNVLALSLFLLVPGVHFWVDVLAMVLFGLGIGVLICFLGGLMAVDIAPRNASGAALGVVGIASYIGAGLQDVMSGILIEGQKTVQNGVEVYDFTYINWFWIGAALLSVFFALLVWNAKSKEVD, encoded by the coding sequence ATGTCATTTAAAATATTGGATTTTTATAGAATCTCTCCTCCGGCAGCCGGGGGAGAGACTGATTCCGAACGTTCTTCACGTTTCAAGCGTATCCGTTGGGCAACGTTCTTGTCGGCTACTACCGGATATGGTATTTATTATGTTTGCCGTCTTAGTATGAACGTAGTGCGCAAGCCGATTGTAGAGGAGGGAGTATTCTCCGAAACTCAATTGGGAATCATAGGATCCTGCCTGTTCTTCGTGTATGCAGTGGGCAAGTTGACGAATGGATTTCTTGCCGACCGTAGTAATGTACGGCGTTTTATGTCTACCGGATTATTGTGTTCCGCTTTGATAAACCTATGTTTGGGTTTCACCAATTCGTTTTATGCATTTACCATACTTTGGGGACTGAATGGTTGGTTTCAGTCAATGGGAGCAGCGTCCGGTGTGGTTTCGCTGACCCGGTGGTATAGCAGTAAGGAGCGGGGTACTTTTTATGGCTTTTGGTCTGCCAGCCATAATTTGGGTGAGGCATTGACGTTTATTTCCATAGCATTACTGGTCAGTGGGATGGGATGGAGATATGGAATGATTGGAGCCGGAGTAATTGGTATCTTGGGATTCCTGATGATGCTTGTCTTTATGCGTGATACACCACAAAGTCAGGGATTCTTGTTGGATAAAAAATCTTCCTTTGAGGATTCCCGGTCTTCATCCGGCAAACAAACGGAAGATTTCAACAAAGCTCAAAAAGCAGTCTTGAAGAATCCTGCAATTTGGATTTTAGCTTTGTCCAGCGCATTTATGTATATCAGTCGTTATGCTGTGAACAGTTGGGGTGTTTTCTATCTGGAAGCTCAAAAGGGATACTCTACATTGGATGCAAGTTTTATCATATCTATCAGTTCCATTTGTGGAATCATCGGTACGGTATTTTCCGGAATCATTTCAGACAGGCTTTTTTCCGGTAGCCGTAATGTTCCCGCTTTAGTATTCGGATTGATGAATGTTCTTGCACTTAGCCTGTTCCTATTGGTTCCGGGCGTACACTTCTGGGTAGATGTGCTTGCGATGGTTCTTTTCGGGTTGGGTATCGGAGTTCTCATTTGTTTTCTAGGTGGTCTGATGGCTGTCGATATTGCTCCCCGTAATGCTTCCGGAGCGGCTTTGGGAGTAGTCGGTATCGCCAGTTATATCGGAGCCGGATTGCAAGATGTGATGAGTGGCATTTTAATAGAAGGTCAGAAGACGGTTCAAAATGGAGTGGAGGTTTACGACTTTACCTATATCAATTGGTTCTGGATTGGTGCGGCTTTACTATCTGTTTTCTTTGCCTTATTGGTTTGGAATGCGAAGTCGAAAGAAGTGGATTAG
- a CDS encoding glycerophosphodiester phosphodiesterase family protein encodes MKKYIIIAIVLLFPLCLFADEPVKAIYAKITDPDNKEITVVAHRADWRFAPENSLAAIESSIRLGADVVELDIQKTKDGQLILMHDKTLDRTTTGKGKIAEWTLDSIRTLRLKNGAALKTKHRVPTLEEALLTAKGRVMVNLDKAYPIFDEIFPILEKTGTVGQIIMKGSKPVAEVKKDLGKYLDRIIYMPIVHLDRPGAMQQIDDFMKELHPVAFELLFESDTCQLPKQVRAKLEGKSKIWYNTLWDTMAGGHDDDKSLENPDEGYGYLIDTLGATIIQTDRTAYLLEYLQARKKRNEHKADAFH; translated from the coding sequence ATGAAGAAATATATAATCATAGCAATTGTTCTGCTGTTTCCTCTCTGTCTGTTTGCAGATGAACCGGTAAAGGCAATTTACGCAAAGATAACGGATCCCGATAATAAAGAAATCACTGTCGTAGCCCATCGGGCGGACTGGCGTTTTGCACCTGAAAATTCGCTGGCAGCGATTGAAAGTTCTATCCGGTTGGGAGCCGACGTGGTGGAACTGGACATTCAGAAAACCAAAGACGGACAGTTGATCCTTATGCATGATAAGACGTTGGACAGAACGACAACCGGAAAGGGCAAGATTGCCGAATGGACACTGGACTCCATCCGGACTCTCCGCCTGAAGAATGGTGCCGCATTGAAAACCAAACATCGTGTGCCTACATTGGAAGAAGCATTATTGACGGCAAAAGGGCGTGTGATGGTAAATTTGGATAAGGCATATCCCATATTCGACGAGATTTTCCCCATCTTGGAGAAAACCGGAACTGTCGGGCAGATCATTATGAAAGGCTCCAAACCTGTTGCGGAAGTAAAGAAGGATTTGGGAAAATATTTAGACCGGATTATATATATGCCTATCGTGCATTTGGACAGGCCGGGAGCTATGCAGCAAATAGATGATTTTATGAAAGAACTTCATCCCGTAGCTTTTGAATTGCTGTTTGAATCGGATACTTGTCAACTCCCCAAACAGGTGCGAGCTAAACTCGAAGGAAAAAGTAAAATTTGGTATAATACCCTTTGGGATACGATGGCAGGCGGGCATGACGATGATAAATCGTTGGAAAATCCGGATGAAGGCTACGGATATTTGATAGACACACTTGGTGCAACCATCATTCAGACCGATCGTACCGCCTATTTATTGGAATATCTGCAAGCACGTAAGAAACGTAATGAGCATAAGGCAGATGCATTTCATTAA
- a CDS encoding AAA family ATPase, producing MYNSMRKLPIGIQTFEDIRRKNYLYVDKTVLVWRMANLGKTYLLI from the coding sequence ATGTATAACTCGATGCGTAAACTTCCCATTGGTATACAGACTTTTGAAGATATCCGTAGGAAAAATTATCTTTATGTGGATAAGACCGTACTTGTATGGCGAATGGCTAACTTGGGAAAAACGTATCTTCTAATTTGA
- a CDS encoding type II toxin-antitoxin system RelE/ParE family toxin, which yields MEKKRKIRTYGGYFEAFMETLTEKEQDKIQYGLLLLKTQERLSAKFVKFIRDGVFELRTEYNSNIYRVFFIFDDGNIVVLFNGFQKKTTKTPDIEIERALKIKEEYYADKQSSASRL from the coding sequence ATGGAAAAGAAACGTAAGATCCGTACATACGGGGGTTACTTTGAGGCTTTCATGGAGACTTTAACCGAAAAGGAACAAGATAAGATCCAATATGGACTACTTTTGTTAAAAACACAAGAAAGGCTCTCCGCTAAATTTGTAAAATTTATTCGGGATGGAGTTTTTGAACTTCGTACAGAATATAATAGTAATATATATCGAGTATTTTTTATTTTTGATGATGGTAATATTGTGGTACTGTTCAATGGCTTTCAAAAAAAGACCACAAAGACACCGGATATTGAAATAGAAAGAGCATTAAAAATAAAGGAGGAGTATTATGCAGATAAACAATCATCAGCTAGTAGATTATGA
- a CDS encoding tyrosine-type recombinase/integrase, with product MMKIENFTDYMSRVIENLKKEERYGTAYIYSYALKALRIYKGKNDLPFSVFNKMEMKHFEQYLLNNKRSWNTISTYFRALRAVYNRAVDEEIIKGELRLFHHVFTGVTSEKKLALEVCEMRELIAKNCSRKMLCETQLSPSLQRARDLLALMLLLQGIGFSDLIHLRNVNLKKNGGKQYFLHFRRQKTGAELSIQVPPEAMAIIERYRSKDSSSLYLLNLLDGQSGGEEAYGEYRRQLRIFNYNLSRLAILCGVDSPVSSYTARHTWATLAKYCEVPEEIISEGLGHSSLEVTRTYLKRFENDKLSKANLIIKDYVFKGNQRLWNS from the coding sequence ATGATGAAAATAGAAAATTTTACGGATTACATGAGTCGGGTGATTGAAAACCTGAAAAAAGAAGAACGTTATGGAACGGCCTACATTTACAGCTATGCCCTCAAGGCACTCCGTATTTATAAAGGAAAGAATGATTTACCTTTCAGTGTCTTCAACAAGATGGAAATGAAGCATTTTGAGCAATACTTGCTCAATAACAAACGAAGTTGGAACACCATTTCCACTTATTTCCGCGCTTTGCGTGCCGTTTATAATCGGGCAGTGGACGAAGAAATCATAAAAGGAGAACTTCGATTGTTTCATCATGTATTCACAGGCGTGACGTCGGAAAAGAAGCTGGCGCTGGAAGTCTGTGAGATGCGTGAACTGATAGCGAAAAATTGCAGCCGGAAAATGCTTTGTGAAACACAGCTATCCCCAAGCCTGCAACGTGCACGTGATTTGCTGGCATTGATGCTGCTACTACAAGGCATTGGCTTTTCCGACCTCATCCATTTGCGGAACGTGAACCTGAAGAAGAACGGTGGAAAACAATATTTCCTACACTTCCGCCGACAGAAGACAGGTGCGGAACTAAGTATTCAGGTTCCACCGGAAGCGATGGCAATCATCGAACGCTATCGCAGCAAAGATTCCTCCTCTCTTTATCTGCTCAATCTGCTTGACGGACAAAGCGGGGGAGAGGAAGCGTATGGCGAATACCGCCGACAACTGCGAATATTCAATTATAACCTTTCCCGCCTGGCCATCCTTTGCGGTGTGGACTCTCCTGTCAGCTCCTATACCGCCCGGCACACCTGGGCGACGCTGGCAAAATACTGTGAAGTCCCCGAAGAAATCATTTCCGAGGGGCTAGGACATTCTTCACTCGAAGTGACACGCACTTACCTGAAACGTTTTGAAAACGATAAACTTAGCAAGGCTAATCTGATAATAAAGGATTACGTGTTTAAGGGAAATCAGAGGCTTTGGAATAGCTGA
- a CDS encoding RagB/SusD family nutrient uptake outer membrane protein, which yields MKRYYTIINYLLCSICLFWMTACSGMLDDMRPKDQIPQDMLSESDLEKLLNGVYAEMEELIFKFYMDGDVKGENFKAGPGFSLNDPMLMAPSSKEVLSQWQKCFTTLKQVNFLVETYEASSHKENQVVKQTGGTGYYFRALIYYHLVTRWGGAPILRKRTYDVVPISPETEVWSFIKEDLTKAEGLLPEFTDRFYVSISACDALNAKVCLSLKDYTNAAAYADKVIAKSNFALSATSTEYANAFVSNSSSKELVFALANKRSTSLLLFYQTVNDIDPTWDYSPSTDCYGHLYDDTTVKKQDIRAKAVFGADNSRIIKFPNGSTGQFVTNEQPSQTPIVVTRVAEMYLIKAEALGATNGLSTLKEFMNKRYATVSLPSSMTDTEFQNQILDERHRELYAEGQRWYDLKRTNRLDLFTSLNGRNYLMYYPVPQSERDLAGEENYPQNPGY from the coding sequence ATGAAACGATACTATACTATAATCAACTATTTGCTGTGTAGCATTTGCCTTTTCTGGATGACGGCTTGTTCAGGTATGCTGGACGATATGCGGCCTAAAGATCAGATCCCTCAAGATATGTTGAGTGAATCCGATTTGGAAAAGTTATTGAATGGAGTGTACGCCGAAATGGAAGAACTGATATTCAAGTTCTATATGGACGGTGACGTAAAGGGTGAGAATTTCAAGGCAGGTCCCGGTTTCTCCCTGAATGACCCGATGTTGATGGCTCCTAGTTCCAAAGAAGTTTTGAGTCAGTGGCAAAAATGCTTCACAACCCTGAAGCAAGTAAACTTTCTGGTCGAAACATATGAAGCATCATCTCATAAAGAAAACCAGGTAGTGAAGCAGACAGGCGGTACAGGATATTATTTCAGGGCCTTGATTTACTATCATTTAGTCACTCGTTGGGGTGGAGCTCCTATCTTACGTAAACGTACCTATGACGTTGTGCCCATCTCTCCCGAAACTGAAGTATGGAGTTTCATAAAAGAAGACTTGACGAAAGCGGAAGGATTATTACCTGAATTTACAGACCGTTTTTATGTATCTATTAGCGCTTGTGATGCACTGAATGCCAAAGTATGCCTGTCTTTGAAAGACTATACAAACGCAGCCGCCTATGCCGACAAGGTGATTGCCAAATCTAATTTTGCATTGAGTGCTACCTCGACCGAGTATGCCAATGCCTTTGTCTCCAACAGCAGTAGTAAAGAACTGGTCTTTGCGCTAGCCAACAAGCGCAGCACAAGTCTACTGCTATTCTACCAAACGGTGAATGATATCGACCCCACTTGGGATTATTCTCCCTCTACTGACTGTTACGGGCATCTCTACGATGATACAACCGTCAAGAAACAAGATATACGTGCAAAAGCCGTGTTTGGTGCGGATAATAGTCGCATTATCAAATTCCCGAATGGAAGTACCGGACAGTTTGTCACCAATGAACAGCCGTCACAAACCCCGATTGTAGTTACCCGCGTAGCAGAGATGTATCTGATTAAAGCAGAAGCATTGGGAGCTACCAACGGACTGTCTACACTGAAAGAGTTTATGAACAAACGCTACGCTACTGTTTCGCTACCCTCAAGCATGACTGATACCGAATTTCAGAACCAGATACTTGATGAGCGTCACCGTGAACTGTACGCGGAAGGTCAACGATGGTATGATTTGAAACGGACCAACCGACTGGACTTGTTTACTTCCTTGAACGGCAGAAACTATCTGATGTATTATCCGGTTCCCCAATCGGAACGCGACTTGGCGGGAGAAGAAAACTATCCTCAAAATCCAGGTTATTAA
- a CDS encoding leucine-rich repeat protein, whose translation MRRNSLCLMLLFVVMAIGCDDGELVQLQRDVKDLQSRVTTLETWCNTANTQICALQGLVTALEQKDFVTGVTPIVENSKEVGYTISFSKSGPITIRHGEKGTDGITPVIGVKQDTDGNYYWTVKTGDAAPDWMLDVSGNKISTTGADGHSPVISIAEFEECFYWKIDGEWLLDNGKKVPVTGEQGDAIFAENGIDYTTDSANVIFTLADGTTKITLPKSSFVTVGFDSYEIFYASATNNEITLMLPFTLKEEDYTTLAATVTNESGTGMDVKTRSATTQEIWGVQVTKPSFAEGAVVTGSAKVTLTAPANIKLSATALLKVTITDKNGKDFTVTRPVKYFDGLIVESTAGNLSTEVTDGSVRKLAIKGSMNADDFTYIRQSLNALEVLDLSMTDLAVMPNRGLAFNKPLSANTTLKRVVLPATVTAIEEAAFANCRALETMDTENAQSIGRWAFENCISLRNVHIGEKTENIYNSAFMNCTALATVNIPGSVQTLGRWLFEGCENLETITLNEGVRNLSPSTFYGCGIRSISIPSTVTEIPDWVFQECHNLEHITLHDGITSIGEAVFLRCYSLKDFRIPKGVTVIRNNMFDECQSLQRVTFHNGITEIQERAFGYCINLAGDPVGGYLTLPSSLTTLDNGAFQNCNSLLAVDMSETAVTAIPEYLFAHCEKLSAITLPNNLQTIGEWAFTVCPMIAITLPASVTSVGSYAFWQCAQLKYVYSNAPTAPTIGVQTFDPECKTGRTVYIPSTANYASWISYFDSIRNL comes from the coding sequence ATGAGAAGAAACAGTCTCTGTTTGATGCTACTATTCGTAGTAATGGCTATCGGGTGTGATGACGGCGAGCTTGTGCAGCTGCAAAGAGATGTAAAAGATCTCCAGTCGAGAGTCACAACACTAGAAACGTGGTGTAACACGGCAAACACACAAATTTGTGCATTGCAAGGACTTGTCACTGCATTAGAGCAAAAAGACTTTGTGACAGGCGTTACCCCAATTGTGGAAAATTCAAAAGAAGTGGGCTATACTATTTCTTTCAGTAAAAGCGGTCCTATCACCATTCGGCACGGAGAAAAAGGTACGGATGGCATTACTCCCGTCATCGGTGTGAAGCAGGATACGGACGGAAACTATTATTGGACGGTGAAAACAGGCGATGCCGCACCGGATTGGATGCTTGATGTCTCGGGAAATAAAATCTCTACTACCGGTGCTGACGGTCATTCCCCCGTTATCAGCATTGCCGAATTCGAAGAATGCTTCTATTGGAAGATAGATGGTGAATGGCTGCTTGATAATGGCAAGAAAGTACCTGTGACAGGCGAACAGGGAGATGCTATTTTCGCAGAAAATGGGATCGACTATACCACTGACTCTGCAAACGTCATCTTTACGCTTGCCGATGGAACAACGAAAATAACGCTTCCCAAATCAAGTTTTGTGACGGTCGGCTTTGACAGCTACGAAATTTTCTATGCTTCGGCAACCAACAACGAAATCACTCTGATGCTACCGTTTACTCTCAAAGAAGAAGATTATACCACCCTGGCAGCTACCGTTACCAACGAAAGTGGGACAGGCATGGACGTTAAAACCCGCTCTGCCACTACGCAGGAAATATGGGGTGTGCAGGTCACTAAACCGAGCTTCGCAGAAGGTGCTGTCGTTACGGGAAGTGCCAAAGTGACGCTCACCGCACCTGCTAATATCAAACTCTCGGCAACAGCCCTGCTGAAAGTAACCATAACTGACAAAAACGGCAAAGACTTCACAGTTACCCGACCTGTGAAATATTTTGATGGCCTCATTGTTGAAAGTACGGCAGGGAACTTAAGTACTGAGGTTACAGATGGCTCTGTACGCAAACTCGCTATCAAAGGCAGCATGAATGCAGACGACTTTACATATATCAGACAATCACTGAATGCCTTGGAAGTATTAGACTTGTCGATGACCGATCTCGCCGTCATGCCCAATCGTGGACTGGCATTCAATAAACCTCTATCGGCGAACACCACGCTCAAACGAGTCGTTCTTCCGGCCACCGTTACCGCGATTGAAGAAGCCGCCTTTGCCAATTGCCGTGCATTGGAAACGATGGATACAGAGAATGCCCAAAGCATCGGGCGGTGGGCATTTGAGAACTGCATAAGTCTCCGGAATGTCCATATAGGCGAAAAAACTGAGAACATCTACAACTCGGCATTTATGAATTGCACCGCTTTGGCGACTGTCAATATTCCCGGAAGTGTGCAGACGCTGGGAAGATGGTTGTTCGAGGGTTGTGAGAATCTGGAAACGATCACTCTCAACGAGGGAGTGCGGAATCTTTCACCGAGCACATTCTATGGCTGTGGCATCAGGTCAATCTCTATTCCCTCCACCGTGACCGAAATTCCTGATTGGGTATTTCAGGAGTGTCACAACTTGGAGCATATTACCCTGCATGATGGAATTACCTCGATAGGTGAAGCTGTGTTTCTCCGCTGCTATTCTTTGAAAGATTTTCGTATCCCGAAAGGAGTCACCGTGATTCGCAATAATATGTTTGATGAGTGTCAGAGCTTGCAACGTGTGACATTTCACAACGGCATAACCGAAATTCAAGAACGGGCGTTTGGTTATTGCATTAATTTGGCAGGAGATCCGGTGGGAGGATATCTTACGCTTCCCTCCTCATTGACGACTTTGGATAACGGAGCATTCCAAAACTGCAATAGCCTGTTGGCTGTTGATATGTCGGAAACAGCCGTTACAGCTATACCGGAGTATCTTTTTGCTCATTGTGAAAAGCTTTCTGCCATCACTTTGCCCAATAATTTACAGACAATAGGAGAATGGGCGTTCACGGTATGTCCAATGATAGCAATAACATTGCCCGCCAGCGTGACTTCCGTAGGCAGCTATGCTTTCTGGCAGTGTGCACAGTTGAAATATGTTTATTCCAATGCTCCGACAGCCCCTACTATTGGTGTGCAAACATTTGATCCTGAATGCAAAACGGGCCGTACGGTGTATATTCCATCAACAGCCAATTATGCCTCATGGATCAGCTATTTTGACTCAATAAGAAATTTGTAA